One genomic region from Microcystis panniformis FACHB-1757 encodes:
- the phaE gene encoding class III poly(R)-hydroxyalkanoic acid synthase subunit PhaE yields the protein MDKPTQAWSEMAADYVNLWTETGAKMWSSWFDMMGAIPTPMGNIKPELQEATQRYFDNRDLLIKFLKLSMEAWENIFPKMQTGEDWQTILNNYTQQMRGQLNSFTTTTSQSSQDVSQLWTIYLQQLQSLNHLWFDPLVLSNDTITKAWLGNTSSLIELNNIYWQKFYDETFGQWLQMPLLGLPREFNRKLLDSFETWRILYQASINYQIVLADIQVKSFEALTKKLVFLAEKGQPVKNWREFQDLWSVVADDIFEKAFCQPENLKVRGKFINSLNDYRLKQQDLMEIYLRSMNLPTRSEVDEIHRTIYELRKEVKSLKKTLGEKQAVESNN from the coding sequence ATGGATAAACCGACACAAGCTTGGAGTGAGATGGCTGCGGATTACGTCAATCTTTGGACGGAAACCGGGGCAAAAATGTGGTCAAGTTGGTTTGATATGATGGGGGCGATACCGACTCCTATGGGCAATATTAAACCAGAATTACAAGAGGCAACCCAGCGCTATTTTGATAATCGGGATTTATTGATCAAATTCCTAAAATTATCGATGGAAGCTTGGGAAAATATCTTTCCGAAAATGCAAACAGGAGAAGACTGGCAAACAATTTTAAATAATTATACCCAACAGATGCGCGGTCAACTGAATAGTTTTACTACTACCACTTCCCAAAGTAGTCAAGATGTCAGTCAACTATGGACAATTTACCTGCAACAATTGCAAAGTCTCAATCATTTATGGTTCGATCCTTTGGTGCTGTCAAATGACACAATAACCAAAGCTTGGTTAGGTAATACTTCTTCTTTGATCGAACTCAATAATATCTATTGGCAGAAGTTTTATGATGAAACTTTTGGCCAATGGTTACAGATGCCTTTATTGGGATTGCCGCGAGAATTTAACCGCAAATTACTCGATAGTTTTGAAACTTGGCGCATTCTTTATCAAGCTAGTATTAACTATCAAATTGTGCTGGCTGATATTCAAGTTAAATCCTTTGAAGCTTTAACTAAAAAATTAGTTTTCCTAGCAGAAAAAGGTCAACCTGTCAAGAATTGGCGAGAATTTCAAGATCTGTGGAGTGTCGTCGCCGATGATATTTTTGAAAAGGCTTTTTGTCAACCAGAAAACCTAAAAGTACGGGGAAAATTTATTAATTCCCTCAATGATTATCGCCTCAAACAGCAGGATTTAATGGAAATTTACCTGCGCTCAATGAATCTGCCTACCCGCAGCGAAGTCGATGAAATTCATCGGACTATCTATGAATTACGCAAAGAGGTAAAAAGTCTCAAAAAAACTTTAGGAGAAAAACAAGCAGTAGAAAGTAACAATTAG
- a CDS encoding BrnT family toxin: protein MENVFVIVPAKLLDSVGEFRFLTIGQSKSQKLLVISHTERENEIHLISARLASKQERKNYESGV, encoded by the coding sequence ATGGAAAATGTGTTTGTTATTGTCCCTGCTAAGTTGCTTGATTCAGTGGGTGAGTTTCGTTTTCTGACGATAGGACAGTCAAAATCACAAAAGCTGTTAGTCATATCCCATACAGAAAGAGAAAATGAGATTCACTTAATTAGCGCCCGTTTAGCTAGTAAACAGGAGAGAAAAAATTATGAATCAGGAGTCTGA
- the phaB gene encoding acetoacetyl-CoA reductase PhaB → MVSLGLEEKVIVVTGGNRGIGAAIVSLLIDLGAKVAYTDLATDNPQGLGIVADVTKLESMEAAAKQIEAELGPVYGIVANAGITRDNFFPKLTPLDWDLVINVNLKGVNHTIKPFIEGMYERQAGSIVCISSISGDRGNAGQTNYAATKAAVIGLVKSLAREAARYNIRANAIAPGFINTEMTLAIPDKVRDKITAEIPCRRFGEPADIAWATAYLLSPVASSYVSGEVLRVNGAHHT, encoded by the coding sequence ATGGTATCTCTGGGACTAGAGGAGAAAGTTATCGTCGTTACGGGCGGAAATCGAGGCATTGGGGCGGCTATTGTCTCTCTTTTGATAGATTTGGGGGCTAAGGTGGCTTACACGGATTTAGCCACGGATAATCCCCAGGGTTTAGGCATTGTGGCCGACGTGACTAAGTTGGAATCCATGGAAGCGGCAGCTAAACAAATTGAAGCGGAATTGGGACCGGTTTACGGTATCGTCGCTAACGCGGGGATTACCAGAGACAACTTTTTCCCTAAATTAACGCCCCTAGATTGGGATTTAGTGATTAATGTCAACTTAAAAGGGGTTAATCACACGATTAAGCCGTTTATTGAGGGAATGTACGAACGACAAGCGGGATCGATCGTTTGTATTAGTTCTATTTCCGGTGATCGCGGTAATGCCGGCCAAACTAATTACGCGGCTACAAAAGCGGCAGTTATCGGTTTAGTCAAATCCCTAGCGCGAGAAGCTGCCCGTTATAATATTCGCGCCAATGCGATTGCGCCGGGGTTTATTAACACGGAAATGACTTTAGCGATTCCCGATAAAGTTCGCGATAAAATCACCGCCGAAATTCCCTGTCGTCGCTTCGGTGAACCCGCAGATATCGCCTGGGCAACTGCCTATTTACTCTCTCCTGTTGCCAGCAGTTATGTCTCTGGAGAAGTCCTCAGAGTTAATGGGGCCCATCACACCTAA
- the phaA gene encoding acetyl-CoA acetyltransferase PhaA, which produces MQEVYIVAAVRTPIGRFGGGLIGLSPADLGATVMKSALEIANLPPEALDLYIFGNVLGSGHGQLIPRQAAIKAGIPVSVDGYRVDMVCSSGMIAVSNAATSIRAGEADLILAGGIESMSQTGFFLSHRARWGYKFLMGAPEQLTDLLLHDGLTDATTTEGMGSQVDRLCLDRGVSRQALDEIAALSHQRAATATEKGWFNGEIVPIELKSKKGSTIIAQDEGIRSDSTPEGLGKLRPAFNPSGVLTAGNSSQISDGAAAILLASQKAVDQYGLKPIAKILGGAVGAGKTDRFPEFPVLAVKKLLASLDKTIEDFDLVENNEAFALNNLLFEMDLGLAREKQNVHGGAIALGHPIGASGARILVTLINALKVQDKTLGMGAICHGTGGGTAIAIERV; this is translated from the coding sequence ATGCAAGAAGTTTATATCGTGGCCGCTGTCCGGACTCCAATTGGTCGTTTTGGTGGGGGATTAATCGGATTATCCCCGGCCGATTTAGGGGCAACAGTGATGAAATCTGCCCTAGAAATCGCTAATTTGCCCCCAGAAGCCCTAGATTTGTATATTTTCGGCAATGTTTTGGGATCGGGTCATGGTCAGTTAATTCCCCGACAAGCGGCGATTAAAGCAGGAATTCCCGTAAGCGTGGACGGATATCGGGTGGATATGGTTTGTTCTTCGGGAATGATTGCCGTTAGTAACGCTGCTACCTCAATTCGCGCTGGAGAAGCGGATCTCATCCTCGCTGGTGGTATTGAATCCATGTCCCAAACCGGCTTTTTTCTCTCCCATCGGGCCCGGTGGGGTTATAAATTCCTCATGGGTGCGCCGGAACAATTAACCGACCTATTACTCCACGATGGCTTAACCGATGCTACCACGACTGAGGGCATGGGTTCCCAAGTCGATCGCCTCTGTCTCGATCGCGGTGTCTCTCGGCAAGCATTAGATGAAATTGCCGCTTTATCCCACCAAAGAGCGGCCACAGCCACAGAAAAAGGCTGGTTTAACGGTGAAATCGTGCCAATTGAGCTTAAATCTAAGAAAGGTTCCACAATTATCGCTCAAGATGAGGGTATTCGTTCCGATAGTACCCCGGAAGGTTTAGGAAAACTGCGGCCGGCTTTTAATCCGTCGGGAGTTTTAACCGCGGGGAATAGTAGTCAGATTTCCGATGGGGCCGCCGCTATCCTTTTAGCCAGTCAAAAAGCTGTGGATCAGTACGGTTTAAAACCAATTGCCAAAATCCTTGGCGGTGCTGTGGGTGCTGGAAAAACCGATCGCTTCCCAGAGTTCCCCGTCCTCGCGGTGAAAAAATTACTGGCATCCCTAGATAAAACGATCGAAGATTTCGATTTAGTGGAAAATAACGAAGCTTTTGCCTTAAATAATCTGCTTTTTGAGATGGATCTGGGGTTAGCGAGGGAAAAACAAAACGTTCACGGTGGTGCGATCGCCTTGGGTCATCCTATCGGCGCTTCCGGCGCGCGGATTCTGGTGACGTTAATTAACGCGTTGAAAGTACAGGATAAAACCCTCGGTATGGGGGCCATCTGTCATGGGACCGGTGGCGGAACAGCGATCGCAATTGAAAGAGTTTAG
- a CDS encoding FAD-dependent oxidoreductase: protein MDLVKRLVFIGGGHSHAIALRLWGQSPLKNVQLTLISDVTHTPYSGMLPGHIAGFYDFAETHIDLPSLARYSQAQFCLDKATNIDTKKCQVICHNSSPIPFDYLSIDIGSIPAVDNVIGAKEYAIPAKPVPIFREGWQEILKKAVSNPNNTLNIVIVGGGAGGVELALNMQSRLTKILNSSSNLNLSLIHRGKKLLPAHNNWVGQRLENIFKQRGIRLYLSTDVTAVQADRIICASGLVLPMDYTIWVTTASAPSWIKASGLLTDEQGFILVNNYLQSLSHPHIFAVGDIATIPDYPRPKAGVFAVRQGKPLFDNLVRILQNQPLKPYFPQKNYLSLIGTGDQKAIASRGGFGWQSPLLWLWKDRIDRAFMRQFEQK, encoded by the coding sequence ATGGATTTAGTCAAGCGTCTAGTTTTTATCGGTGGTGGCCATAGTCATGCGATCGCTCTTCGTCTTTGGGGGCAATCACCTCTCAAAAACGTTCAATTAACTTTAATTAGCGATGTCACCCATACCCCCTATTCGGGAATGTTACCCGGCCACATCGCCGGTTTTTATGATTTTGCCGAGACTCATATCGATTTACCTTCTCTAGCTAGGTATTCTCAAGCGCAATTCTGTTTAGATAAGGCCACTAACATAGATACAAAAAAATGTCAAGTAATTTGTCATAATTCTTCACCAATTCCCTTTGATTATCTCTCGATCGATATTGGCAGCATCCCGGCAGTGGATAATGTTATCGGTGCTAAAGAGTACGCTATCCCCGCCAAACCAGTGCCGATTTTTCGGGAAGGATGGCAAGAAATCCTGAAAAAAGCGGTTAGTAACCCTAATAATACTCTAAATATCGTCATTGTTGGTGGGGGTGCCGGCGGAGTCGAATTAGCTTTAAATATGCAGTCCCGTTTGACCAAAATTCTCAACTCTAGCAGTAATTTGAATTTATCTCTAATTCATCGAGGAAAAAAACTACTACCGGCCCATAATAATTGGGTCGGTCAACGTTTAGAGAATATTTTTAAACAAAGGGGAATTAGATTATATTTATCCACGGATGTGACGGCAGTGCAAGCAGATCGGATTATCTGTGCATCGGGGTTAGTTTTGCCGATGGATTATACAATTTGGGTAACGACTGCCTCGGCCCCTAGTTGGATTAAAGCGTCGGGATTACTGACAGATGAACAAGGGTTTATTTTGGTGAATAATTATCTGCAATCTCTTTCCCATCCCCATATTTTTGCCGTGGGAGATATTGCCACGATTCCAGATTATCCCCGTCCGAAAGCGGGAGTTTTTGCCGTCCGACAAGGAAAACCCCTGTTCGATAATTTAGTCAGAATTCTGCAAAATCAGCCCCTAAAACCCTATTTTCCCCAGAAAAATTATCTGAGTTTAATCGGGACGGGAGACCAAAAAGCGATCGCATCTAGGGGCGGTTTTGGCTGGCAATCACCGTTATTATGGTTATGGAAAGATCGGATCGATCGAGCTTTTATGAGACAATTTGAACAAAAATGA
- the psbQ gene encoding photosystem II protein PsbQ: MPRLRSIISLVLVLVTTLLVSCSGPQATIPTVYSPQKIEQLQVYIQPIEGFRQKMSVLQDLIADKNWVDTRTYIHGPLGQLRQEMVGLSRNLLPKDQEKAKQLAKNLFVHFERIDAAAKEKDASLAANQFQEALKDFDAFLNIVPS; the protein is encoded by the coding sequence ATGCCACGTCTTCGCTCGATTATTTCCCTAGTTTTAGTCCTAGTTACTACCCTGCTGGTTAGCTGCAGTGGTCCCCAAGCAACTATCCCCACCGTTTACAGTCCGCAAAAAATCGAACAGTTACAGGTTTACATCCAACCCATAGAAGGATTTCGCCAAAAAATGAGCGTTTTGCAAGACCTCATCGCTGACAAAAATTGGGTAGATACTCGCACCTATATCCACGGTCCTTTGGGGCAATTGCGTCAGGAAATGGTAGGATTATCCCGTAATTTACTGCCCAAAGACCAAGAAAAAGCCAAGCAGTTAGCGAAAAATCTTTTCGTTCACTTTGAACGTATCGATGCGGCAGCCAAAGAAAAAGATGCTAGTCTTGCTGCTAATCAATTCCAAGAAGCATTAAAAGACTTCGATGCTTTCTTAAATATTGTTCCTAGTTAG
- a CDS encoding ATP synthase subunit I, which produces MREYYQLQNTLLITTLILSGLIFIPVWLFYSLNTALNYLLGAMVGVVYLKLLAGEVEKLGVTKNRVGKKGLALFAGLIIIASRWQELHIVPVFLGFLTYKGAIIVYTLQTIFKLEQKADS; this is translated from the coding sequence ATGCGGGAATACTATCAACTACAAAACACCCTATTGATCACCACCCTGATCTTAAGCGGTCTGATCTTTATACCCGTGTGGCTGTTTTATTCCCTCAATACTGCCCTTAATTACCTATTAGGGGCAATGGTGGGAGTCGTTTACCTAAAACTCCTGGCCGGGGAAGTGGAAAAATTGGGGGTAACGAAAAATCGGGTAGGCAAAAAAGGATTAGCCCTATTCGCTGGATTAATCATCATCGCCAGTCGTTGGCAAGAACTGCACATAGTGCCGGTTTTTTTGGGTTTTTTGACCTATAAAGGCGCAATCATCGTCTATACCCTGCAAACCATCTTCAAGCTGGAGCAGAAAGCCGATTCCTAA
- the atpB gene encoding F0F1 ATP synthase subunit A, producing MLDSLSVLNFYSLASLEVGQHWYWHIGGLKIHGQVIAVSWIVFAILIIASIAATRKIQKVPSGIQNLMEYVLEFLRDLAKNQLGEKEYRPWLPFIGTLFLFIFVSNWLGALIPWKLIELPEGELAAPTNDINTTVALALLTSLAYFYAGISKKGLGYFAHYLEPIPVLLPIKILEDFTKPLSLSFRLFGNILADELVVAVLVFLVPLVVPLPLMALGLFTSAIQALVFATLAGAYIHEALESEHEEEHA from the coding sequence ATGTTAGACAGTTTAAGTGTGCTTAATTTTTATAGTCTCGCTTCCCTGGAAGTGGGACAACACTGGTACTGGCACATCGGCGGACTAAAAATTCACGGGCAAGTGATCGCGGTCTCCTGGATCGTCTTCGCTATCTTAATCATCGCCTCGATCGCCGCTACCCGCAAAATCCAGAAAGTCCCTAGCGGTATTCAAAACCTCATGGAGTACGTTCTGGAATTTCTGCGCGATTTAGCCAAAAACCAGCTAGGAGAAAAGGAATATCGACCCTGGTTGCCCTTCATCGGCACCCTATTTTTATTTATTTTCGTTTCTAACTGGTTAGGGGCCTTGATTCCTTGGAAGTTAATCGAACTGCCCGAAGGAGAATTAGCCGCCCCCACTAACGACATCAATACCACGGTGGCGTTAGCCCTACTGACTTCCCTCGCTTACTTCTACGCAGGCATCAGTAAAAAAGGACTCGGTTACTTCGCTCACTACCTAGAGCCGATTCCCGTGCTATTACCGATCAAAATTTTAGAAGACTTTACCAAACCCCTCTCCCTCAGCTTCCGTCTTTTCGGAAACATCCTTGCAGACGAGTTGGTAGTAGCCGTATTGGTCTTCCTTGTCCCCCTAGTCGTACCCCTACCCCTGATGGCTCTCGGTTTATTTACCAGCGCTATTCAGGCCCTTGTCTTCGCCACCCTTGCCGGGGCCTATATCCATGAGGCCCTGGAATCGGAACACGAAGAAGAACACGCTTAA
- the atpE gene encoding ATP synthase F0 subunit C: MNPTVAAASVIAAALAVGLAAIGPGVGQGTASGEAVSGIARQPEAEGRIRGTLLLSLAFMESLTIYGLVIALVLLFANPFA, from the coding sequence ATGAACCCCACAGTAGCTGCCGCTTCCGTTATCGCCGCCGCCCTCGCCGTTGGTTTAGCCGCTATCGGCCCCGGTGTTGGTCAAGGTACCGCTTCTGGAGAAGCTGTTTCCGGTATCGCCCGTCAACCCGAAGCTGAAGGAAGAATTCGTGGTACCCTTCTCCTCAGCTTGGCATTCATGGAATCCTTAACCATCTACGGCTTGGTTATCGCTCTCGTTTTACTGTTCGCTAACCCCTTCGCCTAA
- a CDS encoding F0F1 ATP synthase subunit B' → MFDFDATLPVMALQFILLAVILNAVFYKPLSKVLDERAEYIRQTEGGAKEQLAKTEALVQEYELQLSSARKQSQEIIAQAQAEAQKLASERVAAAQKEAIARKEAVAAEIAQQKEEAFRSLEGQVASLSRQILEKLLGAELVR, encoded by the coding sequence ATGTTTGATTTCGATGCCACCCTGCCAGTGATGGCACTACAATTTATTCTTTTGGCAGTGATCCTGAACGCCGTTTTTTATAAACCCCTCAGTAAAGTTTTAGATGAACGGGCGGAGTATATTCGGCAAACCGAAGGTGGAGCCAAAGAACAACTAGCCAAAACCGAAGCACTGGTACAAGAGTACGAATTGCAATTAAGTTCGGCTCGTAAACAATCCCAAGAGATTATCGCCCAAGCGCAAGCCGAGGCCCAAAAACTAGCCAGCGAACGAGTTGCCGCAGCCCAAAAAGAAGCGATCGCTCGTAAAGAAGCCGTCGCCGCCGAAATTGCCCAACAGAAAGAAGAAGCCTTTCGTTCTCTAGAAGGACAAGTGGCCTCTCTTTCCCGTCAAATTCTCGAAAAACTCCTCGGCGCCGAACTCGTTCGCTAA
- a CDS encoding F0F1 ATP synthase subunit B has protein sequence MIIDTVLLLATEAKEAAAEGFGINTDILGTNLFNLSILLGLVIFYGRKVLGQILGERQSKIAEALAEAEDRKNIAANALAEEQKKLALAKQEAGQIINNARDRAKTVTADIAAQAELDIQRMRESAAKDLSAEQDRVLVELRQRITALALANVESQLSTGLEESVQQTLIDRSLANLGGK, from the coding sequence ATGATCATCGACACAGTTTTATTATTAGCCACGGAGGCGAAGGAAGCGGCAGCAGAAGGATTCGGCATCAACACCGATATCCTAGGAACTAACCTATTTAACCTCTCAATTCTGCTCGGTTTAGTCATCTTCTACGGCCGCAAAGTTCTCGGACAAATCCTCGGAGAACGTCAGTCGAAGATTGCTGAAGCTTTAGCCGAAGCTGAAGACCGGAAAAATATTGCCGCTAACGCCCTCGCCGAAGAACAGAAAAAACTCGCCCTAGCAAAACAAGAGGCGGGACAAATTATCAATAATGCTCGAGATAGAGCTAAAACTGTCACCGCCGACATCGCCGCCCAAGCCGAACTCGATATTCAAAGAATGCGCGAAAGTGCCGCTAAAGATCTCTCGGCGGAACAGGATCGCGTTTTAGTAGAATTACGCCAAAGAATTACCGCTTTAGCCTTAGCTAATGTGGAATCCCAATTAAGCACCGGCCTGGAAGAATCGGTACAACAAACCCTAATTGATCGCAGTTTGGCCAACCTAGGAGGTAAATAG
- the atpH gene encoding ATP synthase F1 subunit delta: MQGSLISSEIAEPYAQALLSVAQSSGQLEAIGGEIKSLLELLENAPDLRAFIGNPVIKEEAKKAVLSQVMGTSANPYLTNFMMLLVDKRRIQFLEPVCQQYLTLARALTNTVLAEVSSATELNDSQKQIVIDKVKTLTGANVVELKTKVDGSLIGGVVIKVGSQVFDASIRGQLQRLSLSLR; the protein is encoded by the coding sequence ATGCAGGGAAGTTTAATCAGTTCAGAAATAGCCGAACCCTACGCCCAAGCATTACTTTCCGTCGCCCAAAGCAGCGGACAATTAGAAGCGATCGGCGGCGAAATAAAATCCCTCTTAGAATTGTTGGAAAATGCTCCCGATCTAAGGGCTTTTATCGGCAATCCCGTCATCAAAGAAGAAGCTAAAAAAGCCGTTCTTTCCCAAGTAATGGGAACCAGTGCCAATCCCTATTTAACTAACTTCATGATGTTATTAGTCGATAAACGTCGGATTCAATTTTTAGAACCCGTTTGTCAACAATATCTCACCCTGGCCAGAGCGCTGACTAACACCGTTTTAGCGGAAGTTTCCTCGGCCACCGAATTGAACGATAGCCAAAAACAAATCGTCATCGACAAAGTGAAAACCCTCACCGGGGCAAATGTGGTCGAACTGAAAACCAAAGTTGATGGCAGCCTCATCGGTGGTGTGGTGATCAAAGTCGGTTCTCAGGTCTTTGATGCCAGCATTCGCGGTCAACTACAACGCCTCAGCCTCTCCCTGCGCTAA
- the atpA gene encoding F0F1 ATP synthase subunit alpha: MVAIRPDEISTIIRQQIESYNQEVQVSNVGTVLQVGDGTARIYGLQQAMSGELLEFEDGTVGIALNLEEDNVGAVLMGDGFGIKEGGTVKATGKIAQVPVGDALVGRVVDALGRPIDGKGDILASETRLVESPAPGIVARKSVCEPMQTGITAIDAMIPVGRGQRELIIGDRKTGKTAIAIDTIINQKSEDVICVYVAIGQKASTVAQVIDTLTQRGAMDYTVVVAANANDPATLQYIAPYTGASIAEYFMYKGKATLVIYDDLTKQAQAYRQLSLLMRRPPGREAYPGDVFYLHSRLLERAAKLSDALGGGSMTALPIIETQAGDVSAYIPTNVISITDGQIFLSTDLFNAGFRPAINAGISVSRVGSAAQTKAMKKVAGKLKLELAQFDELEAFAQFASDLDAATQAQLSRGQRLRQILKQPQNFPLSVWEQVAVVYAGLNGYLDDIATDKVIDFCTGLREYLKTSKPRYVEIVSTEKQLNDEAEGLLKDGINEYKQAFK, from the coding sequence ATGGTAGCTATCAGACCCGACGAAATTAGCACGATTATTCGTCAACAGATCGAATCCTATAACCAAGAAGTACAGGTCTCCAACGTGGGAACCGTCCTGCAAGTGGGTGACGGTACTGCCCGCATCTACGGCCTACAACAGGCCATGTCGGGAGAACTATTAGAATTTGAAGATGGAACCGTCGGCATCGCCCTTAACCTCGAAGAAGATAACGTCGGTGCGGTGTTAATGGGTGACGGTTTCGGGATTAAAGAAGGCGGTACGGTGAAAGCTACCGGTAAAATCGCTCAGGTTCCCGTGGGTGATGCCTTAGTCGGCCGCGTGGTTGATGCCCTCGGTCGTCCCATCGACGGTAAAGGGGACATCCTCGCCAGCGAAACCCGTCTGGTGGAATCCCCCGCCCCCGGTATTGTCGCTCGCAAATCCGTCTGTGAACCGATGCAAACCGGCATTACCGCTATCGATGCCATGATTCCCGTCGGTCGTGGTCAACGGGAGTTAATTATCGGTGACAGAAAAACCGGTAAAACAGCGATCGCCATTGACACAATCATTAACCAGAAAAGCGAAGACGTGATCTGTGTCTATGTCGCCATCGGTCAAAAAGCCTCCACCGTCGCCCAAGTAATCGACACCCTCACCCAAAGAGGCGCCATGGATTACACCGTGGTGGTGGCCGCTAACGCTAACGACCCCGCCACCCTCCAGTATATCGCCCCCTATACTGGAGCTTCGATCGCCGAATACTTCATGTATAAAGGCAAAGCGACCCTAGTTATCTACGATGACCTCACCAAACAGGCTCAAGCTTATCGTCAGTTATCCCTGCTCATGCGTCGTCCTCCCGGTCGGGAAGCTTACCCCGGCGACGTTTTCTATCTCCACTCCCGTTTACTAGAGCGCGCCGCTAAACTCAGCGATGCTCTCGGTGGTGGTAGCATGACCGCCCTGCCGATTATCGAAACCCAGGCCGGTGACGTTTCTGCCTACATTCCCACCAATGTAATTTCGATTACTGACGGTCAGATATTCCTCTCCACCGACCTCTTTAACGCTGGTTTCCGTCCCGCAATTAACGCTGGTATTTCCGTATCCCGCGTGGGTTCGGCGGCTCAAACGAAAGCGATGAAGAAAGTTGCTGGTAAATTAAAACTCGAATTAGCCCAGTTTGACGAATTAGAAGCTTTTGCTCAATTCGCTTCTGACCTTGATGCGGCCACCCAAGCACAACTGTCTCGCGGTCAACGTCTGCGTCAAATCCTCAAACAGCCCCAAAACTTCCCCCTCTCCGTTTGGGAACAGGTGGCGGTGGTTTATGCCGGTTTAAACGGTTATCTCGACGATATCGCCACCGATAAAGTTATCGATTTCTGCACCGGTTTGCGGGAATACCTGAAAACCAGCAAACCTCGTTACGTTGAGATCGTCAGCACTGAAAAACAACTCAACGACGAAGCGGAAGGCCTGCTCAAAGATGGCATCAACGAGTACAAACAGGCTTTTAAATAA
- a CDS encoding F0F1 ATP synthase subunit gamma yields the protein MPNLKAIRDQIQSVKNTKKITEAMRLVAAAKVRRAQEQVLCTRPFADALAQVLYNLQGRLAFSDVNLPLLAQREVKTVALLIVTGDRGLCGGYNTNVIRRAEQRMNELKEQGINYQLVIAGRKAAQYFERRNAPIAAKFINLEQIPTADEAGTIGDELLSLFLSETVDRVELVYTRFISLISSTPVIQTLLPLTTQGLAVQDDEIFRLVTKEGKFKVQREKMASQPAQVFPQDMIFEQNPVQILDSLLPLYLNNQLLRALQESAASELAARMTAMSNASENASELIGTLSRTYNKARQAAITQELLEVVAGANAL from the coding sequence ATGCCTAATCTCAAAGCGATTCGCGACCAAATTCAATCGGTCAAAAATACCAAAAAAATTACCGAGGCCATGCGTCTGGTGGCGGCAGCAAAAGTGCGTCGCGCCCAAGAACAAGTTCTCTGTACCCGTCCTTTTGCCGATGCCCTCGCTCAGGTACTCTATAATCTTCAAGGTCGTTTAGCCTTTAGTGATGTTAATTTACCCCTGCTGGCCCAACGGGAAGTAAAAACCGTGGCTCTGTTAATAGTCACAGGCGATCGAGGTCTTTGTGGCGGTTATAATACTAACGTCATCCGTCGTGCCGAACAACGGATGAATGAATTAAAAGAGCAAGGGATTAACTATCAATTAGTTATTGCCGGCCGGAAAGCGGCACAGTATTTCGAGCGCCGGAATGCTCCCATTGCCGCTAAATTTATTAACCTCGAACAGATTCCCACTGCCGATGAAGCTGGCACGATTGGGGATGAATTGCTTTCCTTATTTTTATCGGAAACAGTCGATCGAGTCGAGTTGGTTTATACTCGTTTTATCTCCCTGATCAGTTCCACTCCGGTGATTCAAACCCTGTTACCTTTAACTACCCAAGGTTTAGCGGTACAGGATGACGAGATTTTCCGTTTGGTGACTAAAGAAGGAAAATTTAAGGTACAACGGGAAAAAATGGCCAGCCAACCGGCGCAGGTTTTTCCCCAAGACATGATTTTTGAGCAGAATCCCGTCCAAATCCTCGATTCTCTCCTACCTTTGTACTTAAATAACCAATTACTGCGCGCCCTCCAGGAATCGGCAGCTAGTGAATTAGCAGCCCGGATGACGGCGATGAGTAACGCCAGCGAGAACGCCAGCGAGTTAATCGGGACTTTAAGCCGTACCTACAACAAGGCGCGTCAAGCCGCTATTACCCAAGAATTGCTAGAAGTAGTAGCGGGAGCCAACGCTCTCTAG